A stretch of the Rosa rugosa chromosome 5, drRosRugo1.1, whole genome shotgun sequence genome encodes the following:
- the LOC133709857 gene encoding probable calcium-binding protein CML16: MMARLETDQLKQLKDIFMRFDMDSDGSLTHLELAALLRSLGVKPQGDQLHRLMANMDANGNGAVEFEELVNAIMPNMNDEILVNQEQLMEVFRSFDRDGNGYITAAELAGSMAKMGHPLTYRELSDMMREADTNGDGVISFNEFATIMSRSAANFLGI; encoded by the coding sequence ATGATGGCTAGGCTCGAGACAGACCAGCTCAAACAGCTTAAAGACATCTTCATGCGGTTCGACATGGACTCCGATGGTAGCTTAACCCACCTGGAGCTGGCCGCCCTGCTCCGCTCCCTAGGCGTCAAGCCCCAGGGCGACCAGCTCCACAGGTTAATGGCCAACATGGACGCCAATGGAAACGGCGCCGTTGAGTTCGAGGAGTTGGTAAACGCCATCATGCCGAACATGAACGACGAGATTCTTGTCAACCAAGAGCAGCTCATGGAGGTGTTCCGGTCGTTCGACCGCGACGGTAACGGCTACATAACGGCGGCAGAGCTGGCCGGGTCGATGGCCAAGATGGGCCACCCCTTGACGTACAGGGAGTTGTCGGATATGATGAGGGAGGCGGACACCAACGGTGACGGCGTCATCAGCTTCAACGAGTTCGCCACCATCATGTCTCGGTCCGCCGCCAACTTTCTCGGAATCTGA
- the LOC133708078 gene encoding putative phospholipid-transporting ATPase 9: MRSGGRKRRLHFSKIYSFTCGRASLKEEHSQIGGPGFSRVVFCNEPDSFEAGIRNYAVNYVSTTKYTLATFFPKSLFEQFRRVANFFFLVTGVLAFTPLAPYSAVSAIIPLIIIISATMVKEAIEDWRRKQQDIEVNNRKVKVHKGSGNFDYTEWKNLRVGDIVRVEKNEFFPTDLLLLSSSYEDAICYVETMNLDGETNLKLKQALEVTSPLQEDTSISNFHAMVKCEDPNANLYSFVGTMEFEKQQYPLSPQQLLLRDSKLRNTDYIYGVVIFTGVDTKVIQNSTPPPSKRSRVEKKMDQIIYVLFGVLFTLASVGSIFFGITTKDDINNGIMKRWYLKPDSSEIFYDPKKAPVAAIYHFLTALMLYTYFIPISLYVSIEIVKVLQSVFINQDIHMYYEEADKPAHARTSNLNEELGQVDTILSDKTGTLTCNSMEFIKCSVAGTAYGRGFTEVERSMGRRNGSPIHEAVSGGNETTTPVKGFNFKDERIMNGNWVDEPHGDLIQKFFRLLAVCHTAIPEVDDVTGKVMYEAESPDEAAFVIAARELGFEFYKRTQTSISVRELDRASGKKVDRLYTLLNVLEFNSSRKRMSVIVRNEEGKVLLLCKGADNVMFERLAKNGREFEEETKEHLNGYADAGLRTLILAYRELQEDEYREFNAKFIKAKNSIGADRETLIDEVTDNVEKDLILLGATAVEDKLQNGVPDCIDKLAQAGIKIWVLTGDKMETAINIGFACSLLRQGMKQVMINLESPEIKVLEKEGDKDAITKASRARVFHQITKGKAQLTASSGGSEAYALIIDGKSLAYALEDDIKSLFLELAMGCASVICCRSSPKQKALVTRLVKSGTGKTTLAIGDGANDVGMLQEADIGIGISGVEGMQAVMSSDIAIAQFQYLERLLLVHGHWCYRRISSMICYFFYKNITFGLTIFLYEASTSFSGQPAYNDWFLSLYNVFFSSLPVVAMGVFDQDVSARFCLKFPLIYQEGVQNVLFSWRRIIGWMLNGLTSAVIIFFFCMKALQPYAFNQDGKTAGKDILGATMYTCIVWVVNLQMALAISYFTLIQHLFIWGSIVLWYLFMLAYGAMSPTLSTNAYKVFVETLAPAPSFWLITLLVPISALLPYFTYSSLRMRFFPLYHEIIQWIRYEGRSNDPEFCDMVRQRSLRPTTVGFTARLAAKTNIIRR, translated from the exons ATGAGGAGTGGTGGGAGAAAGAGAAGGCTGCATTTCAGCAAGATCTATTCTTTCACTTGCGGTAGAGCTTCTTTGAAGGAGGAGCATTCACAGATTGGAGGGCCAGGATTTTCCAGAGTGGTTTTCTGCAACGAACCGGATTCGTTTGAGGCCGGGATTCGAAACTATGCAGTTAATTATGTCAGCACTACTAAGTACACACTCGCTACATTCTTTCCCAAGTCTTTGTTTGAGCAGTTCAGGAGGGTAGctaacttcttcttcttggtcacTGGCGTTTTGGCCTTCACTCCTCTGGCTCCGTATTCAGCTGTCAGTGCCATAATTCCTCTGATCATCATCATTAGCGCCACGATGGTGAAGGAGGCGATCGAAGATTGGCGTCGAAAACAGCAG GATATTGAAGTGAACAATAGAAAGGTTAAAGTGCATAAGGGTAGTGGCAATTTTGATTATACTGAATGGAAGAATCTGAGAGTGGGAGATATAGTGAGAGTGGAAAAGAATGAATTCTTTCCAACAGATCTCCTGTTACTTTCGTCCAGTTACGAAGATGCAATCTGCTATGTTGAGACAATGAACCTTGATGGGGAGACAAACTTAAAGTTGAAACAAGCATTGGAGGTAACTTCACCGTTACAGGAGGACACCAGCATCAGCAATTTTCATGCCATGGTGAAATGTGAGGACCCAAATGCAAATTTGTACTCATTTGTCGGAACTATGGAGTTTGAAAAGCAGCAGTATCCCCTCTCTCCTCAACAGCTTCTTCTCAGAGACTCTAAACTCCGAAATACAGACTACATATACGGAGTGGTTATCTTCACCGGTGTTGATACAAAGGTTATTCAAAACTCTACTCCCCCTCCTTCAAAAAGAAGCAGAGTTGAGAAGAAGATGGATCAAATTATCTACGTCTTGTTTGGTGTTTTATTTACATTGGCATCAGTTGGATCCATTTTCTTTGGCATTACAACCAAAGATGACATAAACAATGGGATCATGAAAAGGTGGTATCTGAAGCCAGATAGTTCTGAAATTTTCTATGATCCCAAAAAGGCTCCTGTTGCAGCAATTTATCACTTTTTGACTGCTCTGATGTTATATACCTACTTCATCCCTATCTCCTTGTATGTGTCAATCGAAATTGTTAAAGTTCTTCAGAGCGTCTTCATCAATCAAGATATTCACATGTACTATGAAGAAGCTGATAAACCAGCACATGCCCGTACCTCAAACTTGAATGAAGAACTTGGCCAAGTTGACACAATTCTTTCAGACAAGACTGGAACTCTGACATGCAATTCAATGGAGTTCATCAAATGTTCTGTGGCTGGAACAGCTTACGGCCGTGGTTTTACTGAGGTTGAGAGGTCTATGGGCAGGCGAAATGGTTCACCAATTCATGAAGCTGTAAGTGGTGGGAATGAAACAACGACACCCGTTAAAGGCTTTAATTTTAAAGATGAAAGGATCATGAATGGAAATTGGGTTGATGAGCCTCATGGAGATCTCATCCAGAAATTTTTCCGCTTATTAGCAGTCTGCCATACAGCCATTCCAGAAGTTGATGATGTAACTGGGAAGGTTATGTATGAGGCTGAGTCTCCTGATGAAGCAGCATTTGTGATTGCAGCAAGAGAACTTGGTTTTGAATTCTATAAAAGGACACAAACAAGCATATCAGTGAGAGAATTGGACAGAGCCTCTGGAAAGAAAGTTGATAG GTTGTACACTCTCCTGAATGTGTTAGAATTCAACAGCTCAAGGAAACGAATGTCTGTGATTGTAAGAAATGAGGAAGGAAAAGTACTATTGCTCTGTAAAGGTGCTGACAA TGTCATGTTTGAAAGACTTGCCAAAAATGGTAGGGAGTTTGAAGAAGAGACCAAGGAGCATTTAAATGGGTATGCTGATGCAGGGCTAAGGACTTTGATACTTGCCTATCGTGAACTTCAGGAAGATGAATACAGAGAGTTTAATGCAAAATTTATCAAGGCCAAGAACTCAATTGGTGCAGACCGTGAAACATTGATTGATGAAGTAACAGATAATGTTGAAAAAGATCTAATTCTTCTTGGTGCGACAGCTGTTGAGGACAAACTTCAAAATGGGGTTCCCGATTGCATCGACAAGCTTGCCCAAGCAGGAATTAAGATTTGGGTTTTGACTGGAGACAAGATGGAAACTGCCATCAACATTGGGTTTGCCTGTAGCTTACTTAGACAAGGAATGAAACAGGTTATGATAAATTTGGAGTCTCCAGAAATTAAGGTGCTGGAAAAGGAAGGAGATAAGGATGCCATTACCAAG GCATCAAGAGCACGTGTCTTCCATCAGATAACCAAGGGAAAGGCCCAGCTTACAGCATCAAGTGGGGGATCCGAGGCATATGCATTGATCATTGATGGAAAATCTCTTGCTTATGCTCTTGAGGATGATATAAAGTCATTGTTTCTAGAGCTTGCAATGGGCTGTGCATCTGTTATTTGTTGCCGTTCGTCCCCAAAACAGAAAGCACTG GTCACTAGACTGGTCAAATCTGGAACTGGGAAAACAACTCTTGCGATTGGTGATGGCGCCAATGATGTGGGAATGCTCCAAGAAGCAGATATTGGGATTGGAATTAGTGGTGTTGAAGGAATGCAG GCGGTCATGTCAAGTGATATTGCGATTGCACAATTTCAATATTTGGAGCGTCTGCTGCTTGTGCATGGACATTGGTGTTACAGGAGGATCTCATCAATG ATTTGCTACTTCTTCTACAAGAACATCACATTTGGTTTAACTATCTTCTTATATGAGGCATCCACATCCTTCTCTGGACAACCTGCATACAATGACTGGTTTTTATCACTGTATAACGTATTCTTCTCATCGCTTCCAGTGGTTGCCATGGGAGTTTTCGACCAGGATGTTTCTGCACGATTTTGTCTCAAG TTTCCTCTAATATACCAAGAAGGGGTGCAAAATGTTCTCTTCAGCTGGCGTAGAATAATCGGTTGGATGTTGAATGGATTAACAAGTGCAgtgattattttctttttctgcatgAAAGCGCTACAACCATATGCCTTCAATCAGGATGGGAAAACTGCTGGGAAGGATATTCTAGGAGCAACAATGTACACATGCATCGTTTGGGTTGTGAACTTGCAGATGGCACTTGCCATAAGTTACTTCACCTTGATACAACACCTTTTCATCTGGGGTTCCATTGTTCTCTGGTATCTTTTTATGTTAGCATATGGAGCCATGTCACCCACGCTCTCTACCAATGCATACAAAGTCTTCGTCGAAACCCTTGCCCCCGCCCCTTCTTTCTGGCTTATTACATTGCTTGTGCCAATCTCAGCTCTACTCCCATATTTCACATACTCATCACTTCGGATGCGGTTCTTTCCTTTGTATCATGAAATAATACAATGGATTAGGTACGAGGGGCGGTCAAATGATCCAGAGTTTTGTGATATGGTGCGGCAGAGATCTTTGCGGCCAACAACCGTGGGTTTCACAGCACGGTTAGCTGCTAAGACCAACATTATAAGAAGATAG